A single Micromonospora luteifusca DNA region contains:
- a CDS encoding VOC family protein — translation MAFPHPSTVSIGLKAAAHVGIAVSDLDRSVAFYQALLGAEPVVRDESMHGAGFAQSQGLPTTKLRYATFNLDNLGIDLIQFQEPVGDVAQVAANRPGSMHLCFQVDDVRSVFDRMREGGFEFLGQPYTFAAGEVNPPDAVGTEVAYFNDPDGTNLELIAPKGGFSRG, via the coding sequence ATGGCATTCCCCCACCCCTCGACCGTGTCCATCGGCCTCAAGGCGGCCGCGCACGTCGGGATCGCGGTGAGTGACCTCGACCGCTCGGTCGCGTTCTATCAGGCCCTGCTCGGCGCGGAACCGGTCGTACGGGACGAGAGCATGCACGGCGCCGGCTTCGCGCAGTCACAGGGTCTGCCAACGACGAAGCTGCGCTACGCCACCTTCAACCTCGACAACCTCGGGATCGACCTGATCCAGTTCCAGGAGCCGGTCGGTGACGTCGCACAGGTGGCCGCCAACCGGCCCGGCTCGATGCACCTGTGCTTCCAGGTGGACGACGTGCGCTCGGTCTTCGACCGGATGCGCGAGGGCGGCTTCGAGTTCCTCGGGCAGCCGTACACCTTCGCGGCCGGCGAGGTGAACCCGCCGGATGCCGTCGGCACCGAGGTCGCGTACTTCAACGACCCGGACGGAACGAACCTCGAACTCATCGCGCCCAAGGGCGGGTTCTCCCGCGGCTAG
- a CDS encoding L-lactate MFS transporter: MAHTATDSGRPTPTRGRWSLVVAAVLVQLALGAVYAWSVFNKPLQDEFGWAKWEAVLPFEVAIGTIFIGSLIGGRIQDRRGPRPVALGGGVLYAVGNMLASLTSSKDDLWLLVLTYGVLGGIGLGAAYITPIAMLAKWFPDQRGLITGIAVAGFGFGAVIVAPVAKRLLNGTDDPTHVFFPLGVGYLIAILLGASFFRNPPAGYQVPGFTPKTVGRALAGTRVYTLREALRTRQWYMLTGILTLNVACGIAFISQASDATQVIAGASAATAATLVGVLGLFNGAGRVAWAWLSDRIGRMQAFIGMLLLQAICFFILPHAASFALFAVLAALIYLAYGGGFGTMPATAADYFGTPNGGAIYGAMIVAWSIGGVVGPLVTSLLYEASGKSYTVPFTVIAIVALVALILPPITRMPSEPGRPQSEGGGTGR, translated from the coding sequence ATGGCACACACCGCAACTGATTCAGGAAGACCCACACCGACGCGGGGCCGGTGGAGTCTCGTCGTCGCCGCAGTGCTCGTGCAACTCGCGCTCGGCGCGGTGTACGCGTGGAGTGTGTTCAACAAGCCGTTGCAGGATGAGTTCGGCTGGGCCAAGTGGGAGGCCGTGCTGCCGTTCGAGGTGGCGATCGGCACGATCTTCATCGGCAGCCTGATCGGCGGCCGGATCCAGGACCGGCGCGGACCACGACCGGTCGCGCTGGGCGGCGGCGTGCTCTACGCGGTCGGCAACATGCTGGCCTCGCTCACGTCGTCGAAGGACGACCTCTGGTTGCTGGTACTCACGTACGGCGTGCTGGGGGGAATTGGCCTGGGGGCCGCGTACATCACGCCGATCGCGATGCTCGCCAAGTGGTTCCCGGACCAGCGTGGCCTGATCACCGGGATCGCGGTCGCCGGCTTCGGCTTCGGCGCGGTGATCGTCGCGCCGGTGGCGAAGCGGCTGCTCAACGGCACCGACGACCCGACGCATGTGTTCTTCCCGCTGGGCGTCGGGTATCTGATCGCGATCCTCCTCGGGGCCTCGTTCTTCCGTAACCCGCCGGCCGGATACCAGGTGCCCGGGTTCACCCCGAAGACCGTCGGTCGGGCCCTCGCGGGCACCCGGGTCTACACGCTGCGCGAGGCCCTGCGCACCCGGCAGTGGTACATGCTCACCGGCATCCTCACGCTCAACGTCGCCTGCGGCATCGCGTTCATCTCCCAGGCGTCGGACGCCACCCAGGTCATCGCCGGGGCGAGCGCGGCGACGGCGGCGACCCTGGTCGGCGTCCTCGGCCTGTTCAACGGCGCCGGACGGGTGGCCTGGGCGTGGTTGTCCGACCGCATCGGGCGGATGCAGGCGTTCATCGGGATGCTGCTGCTCCAAGCGATCTGCTTCTTCATCCTGCCGCACGCCGCGTCGTTCGCGCTCTTCGCGGTCCTCGCCGCACTGATCTACCTCGCGTACGGCGGCGGCTTCGGCACGATGCCCGCCACCGCGGCCGACTACTTCGGCACCCCGAACGGCGGTGCCATCTACGGGGCGATGATCGTGGCCTGGAGCATCGGCGGAGTGGTCGGTCCGCTGGTCACGTCCCTGCTCTACGAGGCGAGCGGCAAGAGCTACACGGTGCCGTTCACGGTCATCGCGATCGTCGCCCTCGTCGCCCTCATCCTGCCGCCGATCACCCGGATGCCGTCCGAGCCGGGACGGCCCCAGTCGGAGGGCGGTGGCACCGGCCGCTGA
- the nrfD gene encoding NrfD/PsrC family molybdoenzyme membrane anchor subunit — MTDMPPNEPVGARFRDFQARLDQPDGQRKRHRGRGHDGEQLAVPAADFASYYGRPVLKPPVWKYDIAGYLFTGGLAAGGSLIGAGAQLTGRPGLRQVGRWTALGGVAASAFLLVHDLGRPDRFHHMLRVAKLTSPMSVGTWILTVFGPLAGVAAVAEIAPRLPQHGVLGLARRLAPPVGDVAALAAAATAPALATYTGVLLADTAVPAWHDGYPSLPFVFAGSALAAASGIGLIAAPAAETAPLRRLVLAAATTELVGGRQLERMGLTGEPYGHGRSGRLIRAGRVLLGVGTVGALLSRRNRILSAVSGAALVASSIATRFGVFEAGRVSARDPKYTVVPQRERRDRREGRSPAEKGT; from the coding sequence ATGACCGACATGCCACCGAACGAGCCGGTCGGCGCCCGGTTCCGCGACTTCCAGGCCCGCCTCGACCAGCCCGACGGGCAGCGCAAGCGCCACCGGGGTCGCGGTCACGATGGCGAGCAACTCGCCGTGCCGGCGGCCGACTTCGCCTCCTACTACGGCCGGCCGGTCCTCAAACCGCCGGTGTGGAAGTACGACATCGCCGGTTACCTGTTCACCGGCGGCCTGGCCGCCGGAGGCTCGCTGATCGGCGCGGGCGCCCAGCTGACCGGGCGGCCCGGCCTGCGACAGGTGGGGCGGTGGACCGCCCTGGGTGGTGTCGCCGCGAGCGCGTTCCTGCTGGTGCACGACCTCGGGCGGCCGGACCGTTTCCACCACATGCTCCGGGTCGCCAAGCTGACCTCGCCGATGTCGGTCGGCACCTGGATCCTCACCGTCTTCGGGCCTCTCGCCGGTGTCGCGGCGGTCGCCGAGATCGCGCCGCGACTTCCGCAGCACGGGGTGCTGGGTCTCGCCCGCCGGCTGGCGCCGCCGGTCGGTGACGTCGCCGCGCTGGCCGCCGCGGCCACCGCCCCGGCGCTGGCCACCTACACCGGGGTGCTGCTCGCCGACACCGCCGTGCCGGCGTGGCACGACGGGTACCCCTCGCTGCCGTTCGTCTTCGCCGGCAGCGCGCTCGCCGCCGCGTCCGGGATCGGACTGATCGCGGCGCCCGCCGCGGAGACCGCCCCGCTGCGGCGACTCGTCCTCGCTGCCGCGACCACCGAACTGGTCGGCGGTCGCCAGCTGGAGCGGATGGGCCTGACCGGTGAGCCCTACGGGCACGGGCGCAGCGGCCGACTGATCCGGGCGGGCCGCGTGCTGCTCGGCGTGGGCACCGTTGGCGCGTTGCTCAGCCGACGGAACCGGATCCTGTCCGCGGTCTCCGGCGCCGCTCTCGTCGCATCGTCGATCGCCACCCGCTTCGGTGTCTTCGAGGCAGGCCGGGTGTCGGCGCGCGACCCGAAGTACACGGTCGTGCCGCAACGGGAGCGGCGCGACCGCAGGGAGGGCCGGTCGCCGGCCGAGAAGGGGACGTAG
- a CDS encoding 4Fe-4S dicluster domain-containing protein, whose protein sequence is MPHANALYGPLDPAPDAGYEDAPPRMGFFTDTSVCIGCKACEVACKEWNGVPQSGLDLLGMSYDNTGALTANSWRHVAFVEQPRALGRVTPAFEQDPSGPAISPETAALGALTSADTGTDPGLPTGSPAAAARMSGGPEFLGMPGAQPPGRGSGAEARTDFRWLMMSDVCKHCTHAACLDVCPTGSLFRTEFGTVVVQEDICNGCGYCISACPYGVIDQRKDDGRAWKCTLCYDRLGAGQTPACAQACPTESIQYGRLDELRERADARVATLHERGVPEARLYGHDPHDGVGGDGAFFLLLDEPEVYGLPPDPVVTTRDLPAMWKRAGLAALTMTAATVFAFLGRRP, encoded by the coding sequence ATGCCCCATGCCAACGCCCTCTACGGGCCGCTCGACCCGGCGCCCGACGCCGGCTACGAGGACGCCCCGCCACGGATGGGCTTCTTCACCGACACCAGCGTCTGCATCGGCTGTAAGGCATGTGAGGTCGCCTGCAAGGAGTGGAACGGCGTCCCGCAGAGCGGGCTCGACCTGCTGGGCATGTCGTACGACAACACCGGGGCGCTGACCGCGAACTCGTGGCGGCACGTCGCGTTCGTGGAGCAGCCTCGGGCGCTCGGTCGGGTGACCCCGGCGTTCGAGCAGGACCCTTCCGGGCCGGCGATCAGCCCGGAAACCGCGGCGCTGGGCGCCCTGACCAGCGCCGACACCGGGACGGACCCGGGTCTTCCGACCGGCTCGCCGGCCGCGGCGGCCCGGATGTCGGGTGGGCCGGAGTTTCTGGGGATGCCGGGCGCGCAACCGCCGGGGCGGGGGAGCGGCGCGGAGGCTCGCACGGATTTCCGCTGGTTGATGATGTCGGACGTCTGCAAGCACTGCACACATGCGGCCTGCCTGGACGTGTGCCCGACCGGGTCGTTGTTCCGGACGGAGTTCGGCACGGTGGTGGTGCAGGAGGACATCTGCAACGGCTGCGGTTACTGCATTTCGGCGTGCCCCTATGGGGTCATCGACCAGCGCAAGGATGATGGTCGGGCGTGGAAGTGCACGCTCTGCTACGACCGGTTGGGTGCGGGGCAGACGCCGGCGTGTGCGCAGGCGTGCCCGACCGAGTCGATTCAGTACGGCCGCCTCGACGAGTTGCGGGAGCGGGCTGACGCCCGGGTGGCGACCCTGCACGAGCGGGGCGTCCCCGAGGCACGGTTGTACGGGCATGACCCGCACGACGGCGTCGGCGGTGACGGTGCGTTCTTCCTGCTGCTGGACGAGCCCGAGGTGTACGGGTTGCCCCCCGATCCGGTCGTGACGACCCGGGACCTGCCGGCCATGTGGAAACGTGCCGGCCTCGCCGCCCTCACCATGACAGCGGCCACGGTGTTCGCGTTCCTCGGCAGGCGGCCATGA
- the fdh gene encoding formate dehydrogenase → MGVRSWIEGWPVYRQLTGTDPLGRGTAAMSAGSRALTARTEDADSMARSVCPYCAVGCGQRVYVKDGQVSQIEGDPDSPISRGRLCPKGAASKSLVTSPLRQTKVRYRRPYSTEWEDLDLDTAMNMIADRVLAARDETWEDADDEGRPLNRTLGLSSLGGATLDNEENYLIKKLFTAMGALQIENQARIUHSATVPGLGTSFGRGGATQFQQDLSNSDVIVIQGSNMAEAHPVGFQWVMEAKRRGAKVFHVDPRFTRTSALADSYLPIRAGTDIALLGGVIRYILDNELDFREYVVHYTNAATIVTDEYVDTEDLHGLFSGFREETASYDQASWRYQGHGQNQTTRDTETQRETAAGLENESHGAPVGGETERDETLQHPRCVYQILKRHYARYTPEMVEQVCGIPQDKFLELAQAWTENSGRERTGMLVYSVGWTQHSVGVQYIRTGAIIQLLLGNMGRPGGGVMALRGHASIQGSTDIPTLFNLLPGYLPMPHHANHPSFDEWVDSIRHPGQKGFWGNARTYGVNLLKAYWGDAATADNDYCYGYMPRMTGDHGTYQQVLDMIDGKIKGYFLLGQNPAVGSAHGRAQRLGMANLDWLVVRDLFEIESATFWKNAPEIETGEIVTRECRTEVFFLPAASHVEKEGTFTQTQRLLQWREKAVEPPGDARSELWFFYHLGRIVRERLATSTKPRDRALLDLTWDYPTHGPNAEPSAESVLLEINGYDVATGRPLSSFTEMKDDGSTLGGCWIYTGVYADGVNQAARRKPGAEQSLTALEWGWAWPANRRILYNRASADPDGNPWSERKKYVWWDEEKAEWTGYDVPDFEKKKAPSYRPAHGASGVPGIAGDDPFILQGDGKGWLYAPTGVLDGPMPTHYEPVESPVRNPLYRQQANPTRKVYTHPINTLNPSPPQRHSDVFPYVFTVSRLTEHHTAGAMSRTVSPLAELQPEMFVEVSPELAVERGLDHLGWAHLVTARAAIEAKVLVTDRLTPLRVDNRIIHQLWLPYHFGFEGLVTGDSANDLFGITLDPNVLIQESKVGTCDIRPGRRPRGPELLELVVDYRRRSGNLSHRYPPQVTTDVADSSSDREA, encoded by the coding sequence ATGGGGGTGCGCAGCTGGATCGAGGGCTGGCCGGTCTACCGCCAGCTCACCGGCACCGACCCGCTCGGGCGGGGTACCGCGGCCATGTCCGCCGGATCCCGTGCGCTCACTGCCCGTACCGAGGACGCCGACAGCATGGCCCGTTCGGTGTGCCCGTACTGCGCGGTGGGTTGTGGCCAGCGGGTGTACGTCAAGGACGGGCAGGTCAGTCAGATCGAGGGCGACCCGGACAGCCCGATCTCGCGGGGTCGGCTGTGTCCGAAGGGCGCGGCGAGCAAGAGTCTGGTGACGAGTCCGCTGCGGCAGACGAAGGTCCGCTACCGCCGGCCGTACAGCACCGAGTGGGAGGACCTCGACCTCGACACGGCGATGAACATGATCGCCGATCGGGTCCTGGCCGCCCGGGACGAGACCTGGGAGGACGCCGACGACGAGGGTCGGCCGCTCAACCGGACGCTGGGTCTGTCCAGCCTGGGTGGGGCGACGCTGGACAACGAGGAGAACTACCTCATCAAGAAGTTGTTCACCGCGATGGGGGCACTCCAGATCGAGAACCAGGCCCGTATTTGACACTCCGCCACCGTCCCCGGTCTGGGGACCAGCTTCGGTCGTGGCGGTGCCACCCAGTTCCAGCAGGACCTGTCGAACTCGGACGTCATCGTCATCCAGGGTTCCAACATGGCCGAAGCACACCCGGTGGGCTTCCAGTGGGTCATGGAGGCCAAGCGCCGTGGCGCGAAGGTCTTTCACGTCGACCCACGGTTCACCCGGACCAGCGCCCTGGCCGACTCGTACCTGCCGATCCGGGCGGGCACGGACATCGCGCTGCTCGGCGGGGTGATCCGCTACATCCTCGACAACGAGTTGGACTTCCGGGAGTACGTGGTCCACTACACCAACGCGGCGACGATCGTGACTGACGAGTACGTCGACACCGAGGATCTGCACGGTCTCTTCTCCGGTTTCCGCGAGGAGACCGCCAGCTATGACCAGGCGAGCTGGCGCTACCAGGGCCACGGGCAGAACCAGACGACCCGCGACACCGAGACCCAGCGGGAGACCGCGGCCGGGCTGGAGAACGAGTCGCACGGTGCCCCGGTCGGTGGCGAGACCGAACGCGACGAGACGTTGCAGCACCCGCGCTGCGTCTACCAGATCCTCAAGCGGCACTACGCCCGCTACACGCCCGAGATGGTGGAACAGGTCTGTGGGATCCCGCAGGACAAGTTCCTCGAACTGGCGCAGGCCTGGACGGAGAACTCCGGCCGGGAACGCACCGGAATGCTCGTCTACTCGGTCGGCTGGACGCAGCACAGCGTCGGTGTGCAGTACATCCGCACCGGTGCGATCATCCAGCTGTTGCTGGGCAACATGGGCCGCCCCGGCGGCGGGGTCATGGCCCTGCGCGGGCACGCCAGCATCCAGGGCTCGACCGACATTCCGACGCTGTTCAACCTGCTGCCCGGCTACCTGCCGATGCCGCACCACGCCAACCACCCGAGCTTCGACGAGTGGGTGGACAGCATCCGGCACCCGGGCCAGAAGGGCTTCTGGGGCAACGCCCGCACCTACGGCGTCAACCTGCTCAAGGCGTACTGGGGCGACGCCGCCACCGCCGACAACGACTACTGCTACGGCTACATGCCTCGGATGACCGGTGATCACGGCACCTACCAACAGGTGCTCGACATGATCGACGGCAAGATCAAGGGGTACTTCCTGCTGGGCCAGAACCCGGCGGTCGGGTCGGCCCACGGCCGGGCGCAACGGCTCGGCATGGCCAACCTCGACTGGCTGGTGGTCCGGGACCTGTTCGAGATCGAGAGCGCCACGTTCTGGAAGAACGCGCCGGAGATCGAGACCGGCGAGATCGTGACGCGGGAGTGCCGCACGGAGGTGTTCTTCCTGCCCGCCGCCTCGCACGTGGAGAAGGAGGGCACGTTCACCCAGACGCAGCGTCTGTTGCAGTGGCGGGAGAAGGCCGTCGAGCCGCCAGGCGACGCCCGCTCCGAGCTGTGGTTCTTCTACCACCTCGGCCGCATCGTCCGGGAACGGCTGGCGACATCGACGAAACCGCGCGACCGGGCGCTGCTCGACCTGACCTGGGACTACCCCACGCACGGTCCGAACGCGGAGCCGAGCGCCGAGTCGGTGCTGCTGGAGATCAACGGATACGACGTGGCGACCGGCCGCCCACTGTCCTCGTTCACCGAGATGAAGGACGACGGCTCCACCCTCGGCGGGTGCTGGATCTACACCGGGGTGTACGCGGACGGGGTGAACCAGGCAGCCCGCCGCAAACCCGGCGCGGAGCAGTCCCTGACGGCCCTGGAATGGGGCTGGGCCTGGCCGGCGAACCGGCGCATCCTCTACAACCGTGCCTCCGCCGACCCGGACGGCAACCCGTGGAGTGAGCGAAAGAAGTACGTCTGGTGGGACGAGGAGAAGGCCGAGTGGACCGGCTACGACGTGCCGGACTTCGAGAAGAAGAAGGCACCGTCCTACCGGCCGGCTCACGGCGCCTCGGGCGTGCCGGGCATCGCCGGCGACGACCCGTTCATCCTGCAGGGTGACGGCAAGGGCTGGCTCTACGCGCCCACCGGTGTGCTCGACGGGCCGATGCCCACCCACTACGAACCGGTCGAGTCGCCGGTGCGCAACCCGCTCTACCGGCAGCAGGCCAACCCGACCCGCAAGGTCTACACCCACCCGATCAACACGCTCAACCCGAGCCCGCCGCAGCGGCACAGCGACGTCTTCCCGTACGTGTTCACGGTCAGCCGGCTCACCGAGCATCACACCGCCGGTGCGATGAGCCGTACCGTCTCGCCGCTGGCCGAGTTGCAACCGGAGATGTTCGTCGAGGTGTCGCCGGAGTTGGCGGTCGAACGCGGTCTCGACCACCTGGGCTGGGCGCACCTGGTCACCGCCCGGGCGGCCATCGAGGCGAAGGTCCTGGTGACCGACCGGCTCACCCCGCTGCGGGTCGACAACCGGATCATCCACCAGCTCTGGTTGCCCTACCACTTCGGTTTCGAGGGCCTGGTGACCGGCGACTCGGCCAACGACCTGTTCGGCATCACCCTCGACCCGAACGTGCTGATCCAGGAGAGCAAGGTCGGCACCTGCGACATCCGACCCGGCCGACGCCCGAGAGGACCCGAGCTGTTGGAACTCGTCGTCGACTACCGGCGAAGGTCGGGAAACCTGAGCCACCGCTATCCACCGCAGGTCACGACTGACGTCGCCGACAGCAGCAGCGACCGGGAGGCCTGA
- a CDS encoding ABC transporter ATP-binding protein — MIPPALEIRGLVKTFAAHRAVDDIDLTVRSGTFHGIVGPNGAGKSTTIGMAVGLVTPDAGEIRILGHDARRERGVTRALTGVLPDGLDFPERLTGAELLRYSAGLRGMPRAAASDRAAELIEVLGLTKGAGTPLADCSTGTRKKLGLAQALLHAPRLLVLDEPFEAVDPVSSATIRRVLRRFVAGGGTCVLSTHSMLLVEQMCDEVTVIHQGRVVAAGTVAEVAAGSNLEDRFVELVGADASGSAGLDWLTGPR; from the coding sequence GTGATCCCCCCAGCACTAGAGATCCGCGGCCTGGTGAAGACCTTCGCGGCGCATCGCGCGGTGGACGACATCGATCTGACCGTCCGCTCCGGCACGTTCCACGGCATCGTGGGGCCCAACGGCGCCGGCAAGTCCACCACCATCGGGATGGCGGTCGGGCTGGTCACCCCGGACGCCGGGGAGATCCGGATCCTCGGTCACGACGCGCGGCGCGAGCGCGGCGTGACCCGCGCGTTGACCGGCGTGCTGCCCGACGGCCTCGACTTCCCGGAACGCCTCACCGGCGCCGAGCTGCTGCGCTACAGCGCTGGGCTGCGTGGGATGCCCCGGGCCGCAGCATCCGACCGCGCCGCCGAGCTGATCGAGGTGCTCGGTCTGACCAAGGGCGCGGGCACCCCACTCGCGGATTGCTCCACCGGCACCCGCAAGAAGCTCGGCCTCGCGCAGGCGCTGCTGCACGCGCCCCGGCTGCTGGTGCTCGACGAGCCGTTCGAGGCGGTCGATCCGGTCTCCTCGGCCACCATCCGCCGGGTGCTGCGCCGGTTCGTGGCTGGTGGCGGCACCTGCGTGCTGTCCACCCACTCGATGCTGCTGGTCGAGCAGATGTGCGACGAGGTCACGGTGATCCATCAGGGTCGGGTGGTCGCCGCCGGGACGGTCGCCGAGGTCGCCGCCGGCAGCAACCTGGAGGACCGGTTCGTCGAGCTGGTCGGCGCCGACGCCTCCGGCAGCGCCGGCCTGGACTGGCTGACCGGGCCCCGATGA
- a CDS encoding ASCH domain-containing protein: MELDDLPLAEFAFPGPLRDSLVAAILSGAKTSTSALLIGYEHANEPLPEAGERSAVVDSAGRRVAVIELIEVRVLRLADVDLQHALAEGEGDESVAQWRAGHEAFWHSAEVRAELGDPGFTVDDDTLVVTERFRLVHVV; the protein is encoded by the coding sequence ATGGAGCTCGACGATCTTCCGCTTGCCGAGTTCGCGTTTCCGGGGCCGCTGCGGGACAGCCTGGTAGCCGCGATCCTCTCCGGCGCGAAGACCTCGACGTCCGCCCTGCTGATCGGGTACGAGCACGCGAACGAGCCGCTGCCCGAGGCCGGCGAACGATCTGCCGTGGTGGACTCCGCGGGCCGACGGGTCGCGGTGATCGAGCTGATCGAGGTACGCGTGTTGCGGCTCGCCGACGTCGATCTGCAACACGCCCTGGCCGAGGGCGAGGGCGATGAGTCGGTGGCGCAGTGGCGCGCAGGGCACGAGGCGTTCTGGCACAGCGCGGAGGTGCGCGCCGAGCTGGGCGACCCCGGCTTCACGGTCGACGACGACACCCTGGTGGTAACCGAGCGTTTCCGACTGGTGCACGTCGTCTGA
- a CDS encoding NUDIX hydrolase, producing the protein MATYDVALVLLADPSGAVLLQHRDEDAAASPGQWSLPGGHVEPGESPEQAARRELLEETGLTAGELHPLWSGPRPYEPGFPHTVTVHVFRGTTTARQEDVVLGEGQATVFVPRDQVLDRELAVSAALVLRMT; encoded by the coding sequence ATGGCCACCTATGACGTCGCTCTCGTACTACTCGCCGATCCGTCGGGCGCGGTACTGCTACAGCACCGTGATGAGGACGCCGCCGCCTCGCCGGGCCAGTGGAGCCTGCCGGGTGGCCACGTCGAGCCCGGCGAGTCGCCAGAGCAGGCGGCCCGCCGCGAACTGCTGGAGGAGACGGGTCTGACAGCGGGTGAACTGCACCCGCTGTGGAGTGGTCCGCGCCCCTACGAACCCGGCTTTCCCCACACCGTGACCGTTCACGTGTTCCGTGGCACCACCACGGCTCGACAGGAGGACGTGGTCCTCGGCGAGGGGCAGGCGACGGTGTTCGTCCCCCGTGACCAGGTGCTCGATCGTGAGTTGGCGGTCTCCGCCGCGCTGGTCCTGCGCATGACCTAG
- a CDS encoding TROVE domain-containing protein — translation MAKFNLKLRKSQRRPTTGEGAPGFTREPRLELFLLAVSNMVGDDTFYEGATTRDARFRDLVAAVAVADPNWFGRFVPWLRTGAMMRSASVVAALEGARAQVAAGIAGSRAVVNSALQRADEPGEALAYWLARHGRALPKPVKRGIADAAVRLYTERSLLKYDSVGSQVRFGDVIDLTHPTAKDDRQGDLFRHALDRRHRRDNPLPTSLRMLAARDALMAMPVEQRRAVTDPATLGAAGMTWEALAGWRQNAMDAPAWESVIPTMGYLALLRNLRNFDQAGVSDTVAETVAAKLSDPGAVATSRVLPMRFLSAYNAAPSLRWAYPLEKALQHALSNVPALDGRTLVLIDTSGSMRSPFSKDGTLLCWDAATVFGLALAARARAATVVSFSNESRVFPALAGESVLAAVRRFKDGGYFFGMGTDTEKALRTHVGGHDRVVILTDEQAQWHGQTNVAAAVPAEIPVYTWNLAGYRLGHAPTAPNRHTFGGLSDAAFAMIPLIEAGSHDRWPF, via the coding sequence ATGGCCAAGTTCAACCTCAAGCTGCGTAAGAGCCAGCGTCGGCCGACGACCGGAGAGGGCGCGCCCGGCTTCACCCGTGAGCCGCGCCTCGAGCTGTTCCTACTCGCCGTCTCCAACATGGTCGGCGACGACACCTTCTACGAGGGCGCCACGACCCGGGACGCTCGTTTCCGGGACCTGGTCGCCGCCGTCGCCGTTGCCGACCCCAACTGGTTCGGCCGCTTCGTACCGTGGCTCCGGACTGGCGCGATGATGCGTTCGGCGTCGGTGGTGGCGGCCCTGGAGGGTGCCCGCGCCCAGGTCGCCGCGGGAATCGCGGGCTCACGGGCCGTCGTGAACTCCGCGCTGCAGCGTGCGGACGAGCCGGGCGAGGCTCTGGCCTACTGGCTGGCACGCCACGGTCGGGCACTGCCCAAGCCGGTCAAGCGGGGCATCGCCGACGCCGCGGTCCGGTTGTACACCGAGCGGAGTCTGCTCAAATACGACTCGGTCGGCAGCCAGGTGCGATTCGGTGACGTCATCGATCTGACCCACCCCACCGCGAAGGACGACCGGCAGGGTGACCTGTTCCGGCACGCGCTGGACCGGCGACACCGGCGGGACAACCCACTGCCGACGTCGCTGCGGATGCTGGCGGCGCGGGACGCGCTCATGGCGATGCCGGTCGAGCAGCGCCGGGCGGTCACCGATCCGGCGACGCTGGGCGCTGCCGGTATGACGTGGGAGGCCCTGGCCGGCTGGCGACAGAACGCGATGGACGCCCCGGCGTGGGAGTCCGTCATCCCGACCATGGGCTACCTGGCGTTGCTGCGTAACCTGCGCAACTTCGACCAGGCAGGGGTCAGCGACACCGTCGCGGAGACCGTGGCGGCCAAGCTGTCGGATCCGGGCGCGGTCGCCACCTCGCGGGTGCTGCCGATGCGCTTCCTGTCGGCGTACAACGCGGCACCGAGCCTGCGGTGGGCGTACCCGTTGGAGAAGGCGTTGCAGCACGCCCTGTCGAACGTGCCCGCCCTGGATGGTCGGACCCTCGTCCTCATCGACACGTCCGGCTCGATGCGGAGCCCGTTCAGCAAGGACGGCACGCTGCTCTGCTGGGACGCCGCCACGGTGTTCGGCCTGGCGCTGGCAGCCCGGGCACGGGCGGCCACGGTGGTCTCATTTTCGAATGAGAGCCGGGTGTTCCCGGCGTTGGCGGGTGAGTCGGTGCTCGCGGCGGTGCGGCGGTTCAAGGACGGTGGATATTTCTTCGGGATGGGCACCGACACCGAGAAGGCGTTGCGGACGCATGTCGGCGGGCACGACCGGGTGGTCATCCTCACCGATGAGCAGGCTCAGTGGCACGGCCAGACGAACGTCGCCGCGGCGGTGCCCGCGGAGATACCCGTGTACACCTGGAACCTGGCCGGCTACCGGCTCGGTCACGCGCCCACCGCGCCGAACCGCCACACCTTCGGCGGTCTGTCCGACGCCGCGTTCGCGATGATCCCGCTCATCGAGGCGGGATCTCACGACCGCTGGCCCTTCTGA